The sequence GAGTTGCAGGAACACCACCCGCAGTTGCTCAGCCTTCTGGTGGATGAGCTCCACCCACGCGGAGTAGTCGACGGCGCTCACACCAGCTCCAGGATGACGCTCGCCTGATACTCGCCATCGCGCTCGTATATCAAGCCAAGATCTTTGAGCCGGCGCACGGCAACGTGTTCGCTGGGGGCGAGTTCCTTGAAGTCCCCCGGGTCGTCCATCAGCAGCTCGAGCATCACTGCCTCGGTCGCGTAGTAGCGCTTGACGTGCTGGATCATCTCTTCGATGTTCCCCTGGACGCGGCTCTTCCAGTCGTCCAGTTCGGTCAGCACAGCCGAGCGGATCATGGTGCGTTGGAACACATCGGTAGGGAGGTGTCGCACGACGGCAGAGCTGAGGTTCCGGTAGAGATACGCGTGGCCTCCGGATGCCTCGTGGAGAGCTTCCAGGGCGCCAGGCTCGATCTGTATCCCCATTTTTCCGCCCACGGTGCTCGCAAGCTCATCAGCTTCCTCACGTTCCAACGGCTTCACATAGACGGCTTTGGCCCACGAGAACAGGGGATTCGGACGTCCATAGAGCCGGCCGGCCTCGACGATGGCGCTGGTGAGGCCGGACAGTACGAACGTGAAGTTCTCGGACTCTTGAACGATGCTGCGAAGTGCGGACAGCAGCTGTGCGACGCGTGGCATGTCGCCTTCAGCGATGTCGATCCGGTCTGCCGGGGTCAGGTACTCGATCTCGTCCAGGAGCAGGAGAATCCGATAGCCGTCCTTCCACAGGTGTTTGAGGATCACCTGCAGGGCGTTCTTCAACTCAAGGATGGACGGCCGATCGGACAGCTGAGATAGCTCCTGGGTGCGCAGCTTGTGCGTCTTGAGTTCGGCGATGAGCCGGCGGCGCAGATCGCTGACGATGTCGTCGGTGGGATCCTCTGGCGGCGAGGGGAAGGCTTCAAGATCCATCAGCACGGTCACAATGTGGTCGTCGTGAAGTTCTTCCTTCAGTTGCATGAGGATGCTCGTCTTGCCTGACTTCCGCAGCCCGAACACGCCCGTCACCTGCTGGTTGAAGACGTCGTCCCGCAGAGACTGCAGCAGGGTGCGGCGGCCGAAAAAGCTCGCTCCAAACACTGGGGTCGTCATGTAGAACAGGTCCCGCGCATAGATATGGTTGCGCAGCAAAGTGATCAGGGACAGCTCATCCTCGTCGTCGATCAGGAAGGGGATGGCGAGCTTCGACGGTCGAGACCAGTCGTTGAGCTTGATGCCCAGTCGCTGATCCGGGGACCACATGAAGAAGATGTCTGGCGTGACCGGCTGGTCCTTCTTCGCCAGCTCGCGAGCGGCCGCCTCGAACGTGCGGACTTGCAGGTCTTCGTGGGGACTGTAGAACAGCATCACCTCACGCGTGAAACCGAACCCAGCTTCGATTGCGCCGCTGAATCGCACGTGCACGATCACGCAGTCTTTGAAGCCGTCCTGTTTGCATGGTCCGGCGTACACGACCTGTGACCCGAGACTGCGCAATGCGTCTAGATGATCGCCGAAGGCGGGGAACCGCTGCCTGGTCTTCTGGATGTTTTTGAGCAGATCGGGGTGACGCGGCACGGGAACTGCGCCTGCGCGCCACCCGTGCTGACGGGACGACGGCGCGGTGGGGTCGAAGGTGGGGCTGTCCACGTACGGGTCGACGTGATCACGGCGCACGGGTGAGGGGCGGGGCGCGGGCCGAGGTGTGCGCACTCCGAAAGTCGCTCTCACTTTCGCGGCGACCGGCGCTTCGATGGTGGACGATGGGCTCTTGACGTACTCGCCGAGCAGCTTCAAACGCGCAAGCACCGTTGCGGCGTCGACACCGAGCTCGCTCGCGAGTTCGTGAACTCGAATCTTGGCCATGAATCTCCTCTGGGAACCCTCTTGTGCCAACATCCTTGCGCGCCGCTGCCCGTCAGGTCGCGCACCATGTCAACCAGATTGCCCGGGTCTGCACGTGGGCCAGTTTCTCTCGATGACCGCCGAGCTCGCGGACGTAGTCGTAAGCGTCGTCTGCCGTCAGCAGGCCGATGCGTGCGGCGAGTCGAAGCAGATCCCAGGTCGTGTAGGTGCGGATGCCGTGCTCCTGGGCGCGTTGGGCGGCAGACCGGTCGTCGGTGACGAAGAAGGCGCTCAGGCCGCGGTTGGTGATGATCGAGATCGTCTCCGCTTCGCCGAGATGGCGAGTGGGCGCGTCGCCGGGAGCGGCCAGGGAGGTGCGGATCGTGGTGGTGTCGACGATTTCCTGACCAGTCTGCAATCGGAGCGGCTCACCGAAGATGGTGTGCGCCTGGGTCATCGTCTCAAGGCCCGGTTCGTTGGCGCTGCGGTCGCATTCGCCGGCGACGGTTCCGCACCATCTGCCGTTGTCACGGACCAGGGTGGTCAAGAGATCCATCCGTTGGATTCGCGCGAAGCGCACGAGGACGGTGTTATCGGGGAGCAGGAGATGTGTGGTCACGTGGTCACGAACCCGAGTGCCCGCGCAAGCTCGTCGATATCCGCGTCGGGGGTGTCGGGTTCGTCGATCTCGATCTCGTCCTCGTCCACGTCCAGCATCCACGCCAGGGTCGCCTTGGGCAGGCGGCCCTGGGAGATGAGTTCGACGTGGGCCGCCTGCAGCTCCAGCGGGAAACGCCGGGAGGCGGCCGCGTCCATGCGTGCGGTGATCTGATCGGTGCCGTCGTGGTTCCAGCTGGGGAACCGGCGCAGGATCTTCTGTGTCGTCCAGCCCAGCATTTGGTCGACGGCGGGTGATGTCGGACAGCGCAGCAGGGCGAGCCGGCGTCGAAGCGCGTCGGACGACACTCCCCATTCCCACAGTTTCGCGGCGATCAGATCCCCGGATGCCGAGGTCCAGTCGATGTGTTGGATGACGCTGCGAGGCAGCAGAAGTTCCGCTGCGAACGCGTTGGCTGACGTCTCTTGCGTATCGTTCTCGCCCCGGGTGGTCGGCTCCGGGGTGTTGGCGTGGCCGAGTGCGACGTGGCCGAGCTCATGGGCGAGGGACCAGTTCTGATGGAACCAGTTACCGGTTTCGTTGAGGATGATGACCACCCGGTCGGTGATCGTGGCGGAGCAGGCGTTGCGCAGACCGCCCAGTCGGATGACGTCGATTCGGTAGACCTCGGATAGCCGCTCCGCGAAGGTGCGGACGAACGCGTCACCTAATGCAGCCCGGACGGCATCCGCATCCGCTGGAACATTTATCGACTTGCTGGACAACTCGGCCTGCCGGTAGGCGAGGGACACTCTCTCGACGGTCGACCGTAGGTCGTTCCAGTCAGCGTGACGGTCCCCCGTGTCGTGGTCAAACTCGTGACGAGCGACCACAAGGGCCTCCGCCGGGTCACGCTCACCGGTGGCCAGCCAGTACATGGAGGTGTTCAGCACCTCGGACAGGGCCGCGAGCTCGGCAGCGGAGAACCCGCGGCTGCCGTTCACGGCGCGCGAGAACGCGTCGGGAGTCATCCCGATCTCCTCCGCAATGCTCGCGTGGGTGCGCCCGGGGAGGACCTCGCGAACGCGCGCACGGACGCGCTCCCCAACCTCCATAGCGACTATGCTAGCAGGAATTGGGATATTCCCAATCAGCTGGGTGGGGTGAGTAGCAGGGGAGCGCGCGTTGGAGAGCTTTGATGAGGGCCTGCGGTGCCAGGACGTGCACTCCGGATTGCGGAACATCGACCCGAACTCGGCGATCCTGACCCCGCTGACCGGAACGCTGAAAATCGGCATGGCGGCGAGCCTGGCCGCCCTGGTCCGCGGGCAGGACGTGGTGCCCGACGCGGAGTCGCTGCGTGCTGTCGCCGCCGAGCAGCTCGATGTCAGCCCTTATGCGTTCAACGAGGTCGTCTACTCGCTGGAGCGTGCCGGGTTCGTCACGAACTCGGAGTGGGCCGTGCAGCACCCCCAATACGATCGCTCGCAGTACGGTGGCGGCTGGACTCTCGCGGACCGCTAGAGCCTCTCGCAGAGTACAAATGTCAGCGAGAGTCGACGCAGCGTAACCCCACTCCCAAAACTCCCCTTCAGGTACGGAGTCGGGATGACTCCCCAAGCACGCATCGAGCTCAGCGAGCACCTCATCGACCGTCGCCTCGGCAACCTTCGAAGCCGCAATAGCCGCCGCCACAGGACTCGCGTCGATCCCCACCGAGGAGAGCCCCAATGTCCGAGCCGCGAAGAGGGTCGTTCCACGCCCACAGAATGGATCGAGTACCCGATCGGTCGGAGCAGCCTCGCGAAGAACATCGAGCGGGAACGACAGCGGGAACATCGTGAAGTACGGGCAGGCCGTATTCAGTCGCTGTTGCACAAGCGACAGCTCGCGCACCGCCGCTTGCTCCACGCCCTCATAATACGGAGAACCCGCAGCGCTGACCGCACATCTGCGGGCAGCGCGCCCACGGCGTCTGCTCCGAAGTTGCCGCGCGGAGTGGGTGCGTAGCCCCGCGATCGTTCCACGCGACGTGTCGGATCCGACAAGTAGCCGACATCTCGATCTGGAATCCGACACTTTCACGTGGAACCTACAACTACCCGAAGTCCCCGGGGGCCATGTCGGTGAAGCGGGAGAAGTGGCCCTGGAAGGCGACCGTGATGGTGTCGGTGGGGCCGTTGCGGTGCTTGGCGACGATGAGGTCGGCCTCGCCGGCGCGCGGGGAGTCCTTCTCGTACGCGGCCTCGCGATGCAGCAGCACGACCATGTCGGCGTCCTGCTCGATCGAGCCCGATTCGCGGAGGTCGGAGAGCGCGGGTTTCTTGTCGGCGCGCTGCTCGGGACCACGGTTCAGCTGCGACAGCGCGATGACCGGGCACTGCAGCTCCTTCGCGAGGAGCTTGAGCGCCCGGGAGAACTCCGAGACCTCCTGCTGGCGCGACTCGACGCGCTTGCCCGATGTCATGAGCTGCAGGTAGTCGATGACGACCATCTTCAGGCCAGCGCGCTGCTTGAGCCGGCGGCACTTCGCCCTGATCTCGACGAGCGTCATGTTGGGGCTGTCGTCTATATAAAGAGGAGCGTCGTTGATGCGACCGCGGGTCGCGGCGATCGTCGTCCAGTCACGCGAGTCGAGCGTGCCCTTTCGCATCGACTGCAGCGGCACCGCCCCCTCGGCACTCATCAGACGCATGGCGATCTCGCTGCGCCCCATCTCGAGCGAGAAGAAGATCGTCGGCATGTCGTGCTTGATCGCCGCGGCGCGTGCGAAGTCGAGAGCCAGGGTGCTCTTACCCATCGCAGGCCGCGCGGCGATGATGATCATCTGCCCGGGGTGCAGGCCGTTGGTCAGCTGGTCGAGTCCCGCGAAGCCGGTCGGGATGCCGGTCATCTGGCCGTCGCGACCCCGCGCCGCCTCGATCTCTTCGACCGCGGCATCCACCGCGATCGTGAGCGGCACGTAGTCCTCGGCCGCCTCCGCACCCGTCACCGAGTAGATCTCGGCCTGCGCGTTGTTGACGAGGTCGAGCGCCTCGCCCTGGCCGGAGTAGCCCATCTGCACGATGCGGGTGCCGGCCTCGACGAGGCGCCGCAGCAGCGCACGCTCCGACACGATCGAGGCGTAGTAGCCGGCGTTCGCGGCGGTCGGCACGATCGACGTGAGCGTGTGGAGATAGTCCGCGCCGCCGGCGCGCTGCAGTTCGCCGGTCTTGATGAGCTCGTCGGTGACCGCGACGACGTCAGTGGGCTCACCGTGCGAGTAGAGCGTGAGGATGGCCTCGAAGATCAGCTCGTGCTTGGGGATGTAGAAGTCGGTGCCGCGCAGCGTCTCGATGACGTCGGCGACGGCGTCCTTCGACAGCAGCATGCCGCCGAGGGCGCTCTGTTCGGCGAGCAGGTCGTGCGGGGGAGTGCGCTCGTACTCACGGGGACCCCCCATGCGCTCCTCGGAGATGTCGGCGATCGACATAGGCTGCGCGTCCTCCAGATCGTTCGTTCCATCGTCCGAGTTCGGGGCGACGTGCGCCGCTCGGCGCGCCGCGGCGTGCGAGCACGCGCGACCGACAGGATGCCTCGGCATTCTGCTCGTCGACACGCTCCTGCGCGTGAATCCGATAGTCGCCGCACTGCTGCAGCGCGCCCCCCGAATGGGCCGAGACCCAAGGTAAGGACGGCCTCCGACACTCGCAACACGGCCTGTGGATAACTGTGTGGAAAGACTGCGAGAAACGCCGACGCACCTGTGAACAACCACTGTGGACAACTGCCGGGTTTTCTCGTGCATGCACCTTGAAAAGGGCTTCTGATCTGGCACTGCGCGTTCCACAGCCTGTGGAGGAGGATGTGATTGAAGTCCCTCTTTAAGGTTTTGCTCCCGGCCGGCACCTGTGCACAATTCCGGGGACAGACGCGGCTCCGCGCGCACATGAGCATGCTCCGTGCGCGCGAACACCGACAACACGCGGATCTCGACCGTCGAGTACCTAGACACACCCCGCCGAGGAGGGTAACGTCTGAGGTCCAGGCACCCTCACGCACGTCCGTTCCGGAGCGTGCGGCGTTGTTCGTCGTGGGAGGTGAACGTGGAGATCGCAACCTCGCAACTGCCGAAGGCGGTGCGACTGGCCCTCATCGGGGCCGCGACCGCGTTCGCCTGGATCGTCCTCTCGCTCGCGCTGGGCCTCGGTGCCTCGCACGCGAACGCCGACGATTCCGACCGCAACGGGCTGCTCGGGGGTGCGCTCGGCGCCGTGACGTCGCTCGTCGACGACACGGCCTCCACGGTCACCAGCACCGTCTCGACGGTCACGACAGGCGTCAAGAACACCGTCAACACGGTCGTCAGCGTGGCGCCGGCTCCCGTGCAGCAGCCGGTGAGCCAGGTCGTGCAGACGGTCGGCACGGTCGTGAACACCGTCACCCAGCCCGTGACGGAAGTCGTCTCGGGCGGCGTCGTCTCGGGCATCACCGAGCCGGTCGTCGGTATCGTCGCCGAGGTTCCGGTGGTCGGCGGGATCGTCTCGGGCATCGGGCTCGACGACGCCGTGACCGACCTCGGCAAGACCGTCGATGACACGCTCGGCGGCGTCGTCGGAGCGGTCGACGAGACGGGCTCGAACATCGGCCAGCCGCCGGTCGACGGCTCCACGCCGGGTGGACTCCCGCCCGTTCCCGGGCTTCCCGGGCTCCCTGCTCTCCCCGGCCTCGTGGACGGGCCGCAGGCGCCCGACGCAGTCGCGCCTGGCGCGGCAGCCGTCATCGACCTGACGGACGCCTGGACCACCGTGATCTCGCCGGCAGCTGCCTTGCGCGCCGCGTGGGACGCGGCATCCGCCGCCGTCTGGCACGCCGACAACGGCTCGATCTTCTCCGCCACCGCCCCCGCGGGTCACGGCGGAGTCCCTGGTTCTGCGGGAGGGCTCTGCCCGCTCGCGTCTTCTTCCGCGGGATCCGGTGGTGCGGGTCCCGGCGCCTGGGCAGTGGCTGCCCTCCTTCCGCTCGTCGCACACCGTGCCTGGGTGCGCCGTGCCGGAGCCGAGGACGACCGCGTGCCGCCGGCGCCTGCCGGATCCACCGACGTCTCCCCTGACTGATCGGCTCGTCGCCGCGTTCTTCATCGCGGCCTACGACGAGTAGCGCGTCGTCACGCGCTAGCAGTGCGCCCTCACGCGCTGCGAAAACCGATCAATCAGCTAAGGGGAACAACCATGCGTACTTTCTACAAGCGCGCCCTGTTGGGCACGCTCCTAGCCGGCGGCATCACGCTGCTCGGCGCGACGGTCGCCCACGCGGCCGAGACGACCGGTGAGGATGGGCTGCTGTCAGGCACCCAGGCCATCATCGACGTCAACCTCCCGATCAACATCAGCGGAACCTCGCTCTCGGTGATCGGCGACTCCTCGAGCCAGCAGGCGGCCGCACCCGCCGCCGCTCCGGCGCCGGCTCCGGCCGCCGCCACCACGAGCGGCGAGAACGGCGCCGCGTCTGGCACCCAGGCCCTCGTGTCGGTGAACGTGCCGATCACGGTGGCGGGCAACTCCGTCTCGGTCGTCGGCGACAGTTCGTCGACGGATGCCTCGACCCCCGCGGCTGCGCCATCCAGCGCTCCCGCGAGCTCGGCCGAGACGTCCGGCCAGGACGGGCTGCTGTCGGGCACCCAGGGGCTGGTATCGGTCGCCGCACCGGTGACGGTGGTCGGCAACTCGATCTCGGTCGTCGGCGACAGCTCGAGCGAGGGAGCCACCGCGGCTCCTGCAACCTCGGGCGGCGCCACGGCGGCTGACGCCTCGACGGACGGCGGGGACTCGATCCTCGGCGGCACCCAGGTCGTCGCGCCGGTCACCGCGCCCATCTCGGTGGTCGGCAACGCCATCTCGGTGGTCGGAGACAGCAGCACCGAGGGCGCAGGCACGGCGTCCACGGGCGGCACCACCGGCGGTTCTGCTCCGGCGACGTCCGGCTCGACCGACGGCACCGACTCGGTCCTCGGCGGCACCCAGGTGATCGCCCCGATCGCGGCACCCATCACGGCCGTCGGCAACGCCGTCTCGGTCATCGGCGACAGCAGCAGCGCGGACGCAGGCACGGCGCCCGGCACCGGCACGCCGGGCGGCTCGACGGATGCGACCACGGGCGGCGAGGACTCGATCCTCGGCGGCACTCAGGTGATCGCCCCGATCGCGGCACCCATCACCGCGGTCGGCAACGCCGTCTCGGTCATCGGCGACAGCAGCTCGACCGGAGCGGTCGCGAGCCCGGGCACCACGACGGGACCCGGCACGTCGCCGACGACCGGCGGCCTCGGATCGATCCTCGGCGGAACGCAGATCCTCGCGCCGATCTCGCTTCCGATCACCATCGGCGGCAACGCCATCTCGGTGATCGGCGACAGCTCGACCGAGGGACCGACCGACCCGACCGACCCGACCGACCCGACGGACCCCACGGACCCGACGGATCCCACGGACCCGACGGACCCGACGGATCCCACGGACCCGACGGACCCCACCGACCCGACCGACCCGACGGACCCCACCAACCCCGGTGACGGCACCACGGGCGGCGGCTCGAACGCCGTCACGGGCTCGGCGGCCGGATCGGCCGGCACCGAACTCGCCGCGACCGGAGGAACGGGTGCACTGCCCGCGCTGCTGATGGGGCTCCTGCTCCTGGTGGCCGGTGTGGTCGCACGCGGGTTGCGGCGGCGCTCCGCGTAGGTAGGAGTCCGGGGGACTGTCATGTTCCCCAGACGGGGCCCTCGCCTCGACCTGCGCGAGCGGGCGGGGGGGTCGTTTCCTCCCGAGGGCGATCCTCCCGCCATCTGACCGTCTCCGACCGCCGTGGTCCGGCATTGCCTGGATCGGACCGCGGTGGTCGGAGGCCTCGAATCGGCGGATGCCGCGACCCGGGGGGCTCGCGGCATCCGTCGGTACAACAGGAATTCGGCAAGACAAAAGAAGGATGCCGCGGACCCTCGGGTCCGCGGCATCCTTTCTGTGCGCCGGAACTACTTGGCGGCGACCACCTGCAGGGTGATCACGGCGGTGAGGTCGTCGCGAAGACGGACCGTCGCCTCGTGCTCGCCCACCGACTTGATCGGCGAGGTGATGTGGATCTTGCGCTTGTCGAGCTCGCCGAGGCCCGCGGCCTTGACGGCGTCGGCCACGTCGGTGGTCTTCACCGAACCGAAGAGGCGACCCTCTGCGCCTGCCTTGACGGCGAGGCGGACCTTGTTGGACTCGAGGGCGTCCTTGAGGGCCACGGCCTCTTCGTGGTCGTGGATCGCGCGCGACTCGCGGGCGGCACGGATCGACGCCACCTGCTTCTCGCCACCGCGGGTCCACGCGACCGCGAAGCCCTGAGGGATGAGGTAGTTGCGGGCGTACCCGTTCTTGACCTCGACAACGTCACCGGCGCCACCGAGCCCGGCGACCTCGTTCGTGAGAATGAGCTTTGCCATGTCGGTACTCCTTAGCGGCCAGCGCCGGCGTAGGGCAGGAGCGCCATCTCGCGCGCGTTCTTGATCGCCCGGGCGATCAGACGCTGCTCCTGCACCGAGACACCGGTGATACGACGGGCGCGGATCTTGCCGCGCTCCGAGATGAACTTGCGAAGAGTGGCGACGTCCTTGTAGTCGATGACGCCGACACGGATCGCCTTCGCGGGGGCAGCGTTCTTCGCGCCCTTCCGCGGCTTCCGGCGGTCGCCGGTTGCCTTTCCAGCCATGGGTCTTCCTTACTGAGAATGTGTGATTTCGACGGATGCCGGAGCCCGATGCGTTTCGTCTCGCTTCGCTCGCTCAACGACCGGAGGCATCCAGAGGGTCAGAACGGGGTGTCGTCGCCGTAGGCGCCGGGAGCCGCCCAGGCATCGCCACCGGCCGCGCCGCCGGCGTTCGCCGAACCGGGCGTCGACCAGGGTTCGTCGGCGACCTGCGCCGGACGCGACTGACCGCCGCCGCCGCCGAAGCTGCTGGCACCGCCGCCGCTGCCGCCGGCCGCGCGCGTGACCTGTGCGGTCGCGTAGCGCAGCGACGGGCCGATCTCGTCGACCTCCAGCTCGATCGCGGTGCGGTTGTTGCCCTCGCGGTCCTGGTAGCTGCGCTGCTTGAGGCGACCGGTCGCGACGACCCGCATGCCCTTCGTCAGCGAGCCGGCGACGTGCTCGGCGAACTCGCGCCAGACGCTCGCGCGGAGGAACAGCGCTTCGCCGTCCTTCCACTCGTTGGCCTGACGGTCGAAGTTGCGCGGCGTCGACGCGATCGTGAAGTTCGCGACGGGGAGGCCGTTCTGCGTGTAACGCAGCTCGGGATCAGCCGTGAGGTTTCCCACGACGGTGATGATCGTCTCGCCGGCCATGAGCCTTAAGCCTTGGTCTCGACAGGCTCGACCCGGCGGGCGCCCTTGGCCGTCTTGCGGGCGGCACGCTCGTCGGCGCGCTGCTTCTCGGACGCGACCATGGCGATGGCCTCCTCGGCACGCAGCACCTTGGTGCGCATGACCTGCTCGCTGAGGTTCAGCTGGCGGTCGAGCTCCTGCGTGATCTCGGCGGTGGCGGTGAAGTTGACGACGGCGTAGATGCCCTCGGTCTTCTTCTGGATCTCGTACGCCAGGCGGCGACGACCCCAGATGTCGATGTTCTCGATGGTGCCTCCGCCGGTCGTGATGACCTTGAGGAACTTGTCGAGAGTGGCGCCGACCTGGCGCTCGTCGATCTCAGGGCTCAGAATGACCATGAGTTCGTACTGGTGCGTCACTAACCCACCTCCTTCGGACTAGAACGGCTGCCGGGCATTTCCCGGCAGCAGGAGGGTGTGTTGCACGTCATCCGACTTCTCGCGAGCCCTGATCCCATCGGTGAGATCCGAGCTGCGTGCGGACAACCCTCCTATGGTACCGGATGCCGCAACCCCCGCCCAATCGCCCCGGTCAGCGGAAGGCGCCGAGCCCGGTGAGATGCTGACCGAGCACGAGCGTGTGCACCTCGTCGGTGCCCTCATACGTGCGGACGGACTCGAGATTGGCGGCGTGGCGGATCGGGGCGTTCTCGAGCAGCACCCCGTCGCCGCCGAGGATCGTGCGGGCCTCGCGCGCGATCCCGATCGCCTCGCGGACGTTGCTGAGCTTGCCGAGCGAGATCTGCGCGGGGGTGAGGGTTCCGGCATCCTTCGCCCTTCCGAGGTGGAGGGCGAGCAGCGCGCCCTTCTGCAGCTCGACCACCATGTCGACCAGCTTGCGCTGCGTGAGCTGGAACCCGGCGATCGGGCGGCCGAACTGCTCACGCCGCAGGGCATGGCGCAGTGCCGCCTCGTAGCTGTCGCGCGCGGCGCCGAGCGCGCCCCAGACGATCCCGAACCGGGCTTCGTTCAGCGCGGCGAAGGGTGCGCGCAGTCCTCGGGCCTCGGGAAGGAGAGCGGATGCCGGCACCCGCACGTCGTCGAGGCGCAGCTGCGTCTGCACCGACGCGCGCATCGACCCCTTCGGCTCGAGCACCGTGATCTCGAGCCCCGGCGCGTCGGTCGGCACGAGGAATCCGCGCACTCCGTCGTCGGTCTGCGCCCACACCACCGCCAGCTGTGCGACCGACGCCAGGCCGATCCAGCGCTTCGCGCCCGTGAGCACCCAGTCGTCGCCGTCGCGCCGGGCATGCGTGGTCATGCTCGCAGGGTCCGAGCCCGCGCCCGGCTCGGTGAGGGCGAAGCATGCGATCGCGTCGCCCGCGGCCAGGCGAGGCAGCCACTCCTGCTTCTGCTCGTCGCTGCCCCAGCGGTGGATCGAGCCCATCGCGAGCGAGCCCTGCACCGAGACGAACGTGCGGATGCCCGAGTCTCCGGCCTCCAGTTCGAGGGCCGCCAGACCGTACTCGACGGCGCTGCGACCGGGGCATCCGTACCCCTCGAGGGTCATCCCGAGCACGCCGAGGCGTCCGAGGGCGGGGGCGAGCTCGACGGGGAAGCGGGCCCGGTCGAACCACTCGGCGATATGCGGGCGGATCTCGGCGTCGACGAAGGCGCGGACGCGGTCGCGGACGGCTCGTTCGGCATCCGTCAGCAGGCCGTCGATGCCGACGACGTCGGCCGCTTCGCGCAGCGCGTCGAGATCGTCGGGGTCCCTCGCAGCATCGGTCATGGCGCCTCCTCGCGTCGGAATGCTCTGGCGCGCGTGCTCTCGCGCGGGCACCCGTCTTCGATTGTGCCCTGCGGGGCGGCCCGCGGCGTTTCGTCTCGCTCCGCTCGCTCAACGACCGGGGTGTCCGTCGTCGGGGGTGTCGGTCGTTGAGCGAGCGAGGAACGAGCGAGACGAAACGCGCCGAACCTGCGGGGTAGCCTGGCCGCGTGAGCGCACCCCACCCCACGACGGCATACCCGTTCGACGCGCGGCCGCTCGCGGAGCCGCTGGCGCCGGGCGCCGCGCGCGGGTTCGTCGACGAGCTGCGCCGCGCCGGCCGGCTTCCCGCGGGCCTGAGCGGGCCCGGCGTGTTCACCGTCGCCTTCGCCGTCGTCTTCGCGGTCGCCGCGGGATCGATGCTGCTCGTGATGGCCACCACCGTGATCGGTGCGTTCGTGTCGATCTCGGAGGGCTCCGGTCTCGTGGGCGCCCTCCTGATGCTCGTGCCGTTCATCGTCGTCGGCGCGCTCGTCTCCCTCGCGATCGTCGCCTTCTTCCGCGGCCGCCGCGCCCGCGAGGAGCGCCTCTACCGGCTCGACCGCTTCGCGCGCGCGAACGCGATGTCGTACCTGCCGCAGTTCGACAGCCCCGGGCTTCCGGGCATGATCTTCTCGCTCGGCAGCTCTCGCCAGGCCACCGACCTCGTACGCGGCGAGCGCCCGCGCTTCGTCGAGTTCGCGAACTACCGCTACGTGACCGGCTCGGGCAAGAACCGCACGACGCACACGTGGGGATACGTCGCGGTCAAGCTCGACGTGCCGCTGCCGCACATCGTGCTCGACGCCACCGGCAACAACGGCCTGTTCGGGTCGAACCTGCCGCAGGCGTTCCACAAGGATCAGCGCCTCAGCCTCGAGGGCGACTTCGACCGCTTCTTCTCGCTGTACTGCCCAGCCGGGTACGAGCGCGATGCGCTGTACCTGTTCACGCCCGACATCATGGCGCGCTTCATCGACAACGCCGCGG comes from Microbacterium cremeum and encodes:
- a CDS encoding single-stranded DNA-binding protein — its product is MAGETIITVVGNLTADPELRYTQNGLPVANFTIASTPRNFDRQANEWKDGEALFLRASVWREFAEHVAGSLTKGMRVVATGRLKQRSYQDREGNNRTAIELEVDEIGPSLRYATAQVTRAAGGSGGGASSFGGGGGQSRPAQVADEPWSTPGSANAGGAAGGDAWAAPGAYGDDTPF
- the rpsF gene encoding 30S ribosomal protein S6 — its product is MTHQYELMVILSPEIDERQVGATLDKFLKVITTGGGTIENIDIWGRRRLAYEIQKKTEGIYAVVNFTATAEITQELDRQLNLSEQVMRTKVLRAEEAIAMVASEKQRADERAARKTAKGARRVEPVETKA
- a CDS encoding acyl-CoA dehydrogenase family protein — protein: MTDAARDPDDLDALREAADVVGIDGLLTDAERAVRDRVRAFVDAEIRPHIAEWFDRARFPVELAPALGRLGVLGMTLEGYGCPGRSAVEYGLAALELEAGDSGIRTFVSVQGSLAMGSIHRWGSDEQKQEWLPRLAAGDAIACFALTEPGAGSDPASMTTHARRDGDDWVLTGAKRWIGLASVAQLAVVWAQTDDGVRGFLVPTDAPGLEITVLEPKGSMRASVQTQLRLDDVRVPASALLPEARGLRAPFAALNEARFGIVWGALGAARDSYEAALRHALRREQFGRPIAGFQLTQRKLVDMVVELQKGALLALHLGRAKDAGTLTPAQISLGKLSNVREAIGIAREARTILGGDGVLLENAPIRHAANLESVRTYEGTDEVHTLVLGQHLTGLGAFR